The Dokdonia sp. 4H-3-7-5 genomic interval GACTTTGCCGTATGATAAGTTTTATTGAAGCGCCAGGAGTGATTTCTAATCCAGATATTGCGCCTGCAATACTCTTTGGAGAACAGGATAATAGTAAGACGGAACGCCTAGAAAAAATACTGTCTGTATTTACAGATGCAGGAATTAATGCGGCTGTTCCAGATAATATTCAAGTAGCCATCTGGCAAAAGTTCCTTTTTATAACAACCATAAGCGCCATAGGCGGACTAACAAGAGTTCCTATAGGAGTGATGAGAGAGCAGCCATATATAAATGAATTGATGCGCAAAACCGCGCAAGAAGTATTTGAGGTGGCAAAAGCAAAAGGAATTATACTCCCAGAGAAAACAATTAAAAATATGTTTGAAGCCATTAGCAAGCAAGCCCATGAGACTACAGCCTCAACACAGCGCGATATTATGGCGGGAAAACCTAGCGAATTAGAAAACTTCAATGGTTATATCGTGAAGGAAGGTAAAAAACTAGGTGTGCCTACACCCGTAAACGAGATGATTTATGAGTTGTTATTGCCGCAAGAACAACAGGCAAGACAATAGTCATTTCGACAGCGAGCAGCGACGAGAAATCACATTACAGTGAGTATACAAAAGTGAGTGTTATAATGATAACCAAAGCATGTCATTGGCTACTATCTAATTCCCCATAATTAATTGTAAATTTGCCCCCTTAAATGAGGAAGAGCACGCTTTCGCGAAAGCGTATAAATAATACATATACCATGAAATACCACTTTAACGAGATAGAAGCCAGATGGCAACAATACTGGGCAGATAAAGGCACTTTTCACGCGTCAAATAACAGTGATAAACCTAAATATTATGTGCTTGATATGTTTCCTTATCCTTCTGGAGCAGGGCTTCACGTGGGTCACCCGCTTGGGTATATTGCAAGTGATGTGTACTCGCGTTACAAGCGTTTAAAGGGGTTTAATGTATTGCATCCACAGGGATATGATTCTTTTGGATTGCCTGCAGAGCAATATGCAATCCAGACGGGGCAGCATCCTGCGGTAACTACAAAGGTGAATATTGAGGGTGGTGTAGATAACCAAGGAAATGTGATTGCTGGTTATAGAAAACAGCTGGATAAAATTGGTTTTTCTTTTGATTGGAGTCGTGAGGTGCGCACCTCAAATCCTGAGTATTATAAATGGACGCAGTGGATTTTTACAGAGCTTTTTAACTCTTGGTACAATAAGGATACAGATAAAGCAGAAGCGATAGAAACGCTGGTTTCCGCTTTCGCGAAAACTGGAAATGCCGAGGTAAACGCTGCTTGTGATGATAATATCACACCATTTACCGCTGAAGAGTGGAATGCATTTACAGAAAAAGAACAACAAGATATATTATTACAATACCGCCTTACCTATCTCGCAGAAACGGAAGTAAACTGGTGTCCAGCACTTGGGACCGTACTTGCAAACGATGAGATTGTAAACGGCGTTTCTGAGCGTGGTGGTCACACTGTGATACGCAAGAAAATGACACAATGGTCTATGCGTATTTCTGCTTATGCAGAACGTTTAATCCAAGGACTTGAAGGAATAGACTGGAGCGAATCAATAAAAGAAACACAGCGCAACTGGATAGGTAAATCTGTAGGAGCGATGGTTTCATTCCCTCTTAAAGATCATGCCGAAAGTGTAGAGGTGTTTACGACACGCCCTGATACGATATTTGGAGTGTCTTTCATGACACTAGCTCCAGAACATGAGTTAGTAGCTCAGATTACAACTCCAGAACAGAAAGAAGCAGTAGAAGCATACATTGAAAAAACGGCAAAGCGTTCTGAACGTGAGCGTATGGCAGATGTAAAAACCATCTCTGGTGTATTTACTGGAGCATATGCAGAGCATCCTTTTACAAAGGAACCTATTCCAGTATGGATAGGAGATTATGTACTTGCTGGTTATGGTACAGGAGCCGTGATGGCAGTTCCTTGTGGTGATCAACGTGATTATGATTTTGCAAAGAAATTTGATATTGCAATTCCTAACGTTTTTGAAGGCGTAGATATCTCAGAAGAAGCTTTTTCAGATAAGGCAACTACGGTTATCACAAACTCAGATTTCTTAAACGGATTAAAATATAAGAAAGCCGTAAAACTTGCGATTTACGAGTTAGAAAAAATAGGCGCAGGAGCTGGTAAAACAAACTATAGATTGCGTGATGCGGTCTTTAGCCGCCAGCGTTATTGGGGAGAACCATTTCCAGTGTATTATGAGAACGGAATCCCAAAGATGATTGACGTTGCTCATTTACCTATTAAACTTCCAGAAGTAGAAAAATACCTACCTACAGAAGAAGGCGAGCCACCATTAGGCCGTGCAGATGTATGGGCATGGGATACTAAGAATAATGAGGTTGTTTCAAATGATCTGATTGATGGGAAAACAGTCTTTGCTTTAGAACTCAATACCATGCCAGGCTGGGCAGGAAGTAGCTGGTATTTCTTTAGATACATGGAGAAAGCACAACGTGATGAAGTCTTTGCTTCAAAGGAAGCAATGGATTACTGGGGTAATGTAGATTTATATATAGGAGGATCTGAGCACGGAACTGGGCACTTATTGTACTCACGTTTCTGGGTGAAGTTCTTAAAAGATAGAGGACACGTAGGCATAGATGAACCTTTCCAAAAGATGATCAATCAAGGGATGATTTTGGGGACTAGTGCTTTTGTGTATAGATGGGAGTATGGATTTACTCCCAAGGGTGCTGAAAAGCGTAAACCAATTTTTGTTTCTAAAAATTTAATTGAAAAATCTATTAAAGAAGGAACATTTCTTAACGATGGAGAAGAATTTCAGGCAATTCGAAATAAGCTCATGAGTAGTCATGAGGGTCTGAGTTCCTCAATAACATCTTGGTCAGCATTTACGCCAATCCACGTAGACGTTTCCTTAGTCAACGCATCTGATGAGCTAGATGTAGAAGCTTTCAAGAACTGGCGTGAAGAATTTAAAAACGCTGAGTTTGTCTTAGAAGAAGGTGTTTATAAAGTAGGCCGCGAGGTTGAAAAAATGTCTAAGTCTAAGTATAACGTCGTAAATCCAGATCAAATCTGTGAGCAATACGGAGCAGACACGCTACGTATGTACGAGATGTTCTTAGGTCCGCTAGAACAAGCAAAACCTTGGAACACGGCAGGAATTACAGGAGTGCATAACTTCTTAAAGAAATTCTGGAAGCTTTACCATAATGGAGCAGACGAAGCTTTTAATGTAACTGATGAGGCGCCAAGTAAAGACAGCCTTAAAACACTTCATAAAACAATTAAAAAGGTAGAAGAGGATATTGAGAACTTTAGTTTCAACACGTCTGTATCTACATTTATGATCGCTGTAAATGAGTTAGGTGCTCAAAAATGTACTTCTCGTGAAGTGCTGGAGTCTCTGGTAATACTTATCGCTCCTTATGCTCCGCATATCGCAGAGGAAATTTGGAACAAGCTAGGCCATTCGGAAAGTATCTCTGAAGCTGCTTTCCCAATATTTGATGCAAGTCATCTTGTAGAAAGTGCAAAGAACTATCCTATCTCCTTTAATGGGAAGATGAAGTTTACGCTAGAATTACCACTAGATCTATCTAAAGATGAGATAGAAAAAGTAGTTATGGCAAATGAGAAAACACAAATGTATCTAGATGGTCGCACACCTAAAAAGGTGATTATTGTGCCTGGTAAGATTGTAAATATAGTAGGGTAATAACCTGATTTTAATATATAAAGCTTGCTTGTGTTCAGATAGCTCACGAGCAGGCTTTTGTTTTGTAATTACATTAATAATACGTTGTCGCTATGGCAGGAATTGATAACATAGAAATTATAGGTCTGGTTGCAGCCACACTTACTACGGCGGCTTTCTTGCCTCAGGTGTATCAAACCTGGAAAACTAAGGATGTCTCTGGTTTGAGTCTCCCTATGTTTACTATGTTTTTTGTAGGGATTGTATTCTGGCTCATTTATGGTGTTCTTAAAGAAAGTCTCGCCATCATATTAGCAAATGCAATTACTGTAGTCTCTTCCTTCTTATTACTCTATTTCAAAATAAAATACGATAAAAAATAGCATTTTCAGATTACTAGAAATTCATAGCTATTTTTAATAATATCATTATGAGAGCCTTTGATTTTTAGCATTTTATAATCTGCATTTTTTTAAGTTACTGTTACCTTGATGCCAAAATTTAAGCAATGGTAATAGGTGTTCCTACAGAGATTAAAAACAATGAAAATAGGGTGGGCATCACACCTGGCGGAGTCTATGAACTCGTAAAGAGAGGTCATAGCGTACATCTTCAAAAAGGAGCTGGTTTTAATAGCGGTTTTATAGATCAACATTATATAGATGCGGGCGCCACAATCCTTGATACGATTGAGGAGGTCTATGCGAGCGCAGAGATGATTGTAAAGGTAAAAGAACCTATTGAGCCAGAATATAAGCTCATTAAGAAAGATCAGATTGTATTTACTTACTTTCACTTTGCCTCTAGTGAGCCGCTCACCAGAGCGATGATTGCGAGTAAATCTATTTGTATAGCCTATGAAACGGTAGAGGAAGAAGACCAATCGCTCCCGTTGCTTACTCCTATGAGCGAAGTAGCCGGTCGTATGTCTATACAGCAAGGAGCGCGATACCTAGAGAAACCTGTAAAAGGACGAGGCGTACTTCTAGGTGGAGTTCCTGGAGTGAGTCCTGGTAAGGTGTTAGTCTTAGGAGCAGGAGTGGTGGGAATTCAAGCAGCAAAAATGGCTGCGGGACTAGGTGCTCATGTAACCATTCTTGATATTAGCATGAAGCGACTACGTCATGTAAATGATATCATGCCGCCACACGTGGTGACAGAGTTTTCAAATGAATTTAATATCCGTAAACACATAAAAACGCACGACCTTATTATAGGAGGTGTTCTTATTCCTGGTGCAAAAGCGCCAAAACTTATTACTCGAGACATGCTCAAGGAGATGCGCCCAGGTACCGTAATTGTAGATGTTGCTGTAGATCAAGGTGGCTGCGTGGAAACCTCAAAACCTACTACGCACGAAGATCCAGTTTTTATTATAGACGATGTGGTGCATTATTGTGTGGCAAATATGCCTGGTGCAGTGCCTTATACTTCCACCGTAGCGCTTACCAATATCACCCTTCCTTATGTATTAAAGATTGCAGATCAAGGCTGGAAAGCTGCATGTCTTAAAGATGCTACTCTTAAAAAAGGAGTGAATATAGTAGGAGGTTATGTTGTGTATCAAGAGATTTCGGAGGTTTTTGATATTCCATATGTTCCGCTAGCAATATAGGTTGTGGGTTACGCTTTCGCGAAAGCGAACTTTTAAAAACAACATATGTATTCCATAATCTTATGTAGTTGTCATTACAACGAGTATTTAGGGCTCTTGATGGTAAAAAGATGAATTGTAATCTTGGCTTAATTTGTGCATAATACTTTTGTAACTTTAGAAACCTAAAACAACTTTAAAATAAACGACTATGTTAGGAGGATATATGGGCTACTATATTATTGTAGGAGCTATCGGGCTTGTGAGTATGCTAGTAAGCAACAAGCTCAAAAGTAAATTTAAACATTATTCAGAAGTGCAATTGCGCAACGGGATGTCTGGAGCAGAGATTGCCGAAAAAATGCTAGCCGATAATGGAATTACAGATGTAAAAGTAATTTCTGTAGCTGGCCAACTTACAGATCATTATAACCCTAGAGATAAGACGGTAAATCTTAGTGATGTAGTTTATGGACAACGTAATGCTTCGGCAGCAGCGGTTGCTGCACATGAAGTAGGTCATGCTGTACAGCACGCTACAGCTTACAGTTGGTTGCAAATGCGATCTAAGCTTGTACCTATTGTAAACATTGCGTCAAAAATGAGTATGTGGGTTATAATGGGTGGTGTCGCTTTAATGGCTTCTACCGCAATAGGTGGTACTGTGGCAATTATAGGTCTTGCACTATACGCAATGGGAACTATATTTAGTCTCATCACTCTGCCAGTAGAGTATGA includes:
- a CDS encoding ketopantoate reductase family protein codes for the protein MHILIYGAGGVGGFFGGKLALAGNKVTMIARGEHLTAIQENGIEVKSITGDFKASPYLATDNLSKIETPDLVIFGVKSYQIDSAVKGILQYCDENTLYLPLQNGASNVEVLNSMVPKSQVLAGLCRMISFIEAPGVISNPDIAPAILFGEQDNSKTERLEKILSVFTDAGINAAVPDNIQVAIWQKFLFITTISAIGGLTRVPIGVMREQPYINELMRKTAQEVFEVAKAKGIILPEKTIKNMFEAISKQAHETTASTQRDIMAGKPSELENFNGYIVKEGKKLGVPTPVNEMIYELLLPQEQQARQ
- a CDS encoding leucine--tRNA ligase, encoding MKYHFNEIEARWQQYWADKGTFHASNNSDKPKYYVLDMFPYPSGAGLHVGHPLGYIASDVYSRYKRLKGFNVLHPQGYDSFGLPAEQYAIQTGQHPAVTTKVNIEGGVDNQGNVIAGYRKQLDKIGFSFDWSREVRTSNPEYYKWTQWIFTELFNSWYNKDTDKAEAIETLVSAFAKTGNAEVNAACDDNITPFTAEEWNAFTEKEQQDILLQYRLTYLAETEVNWCPALGTVLANDEIVNGVSERGGHTVIRKKMTQWSMRISAYAERLIQGLEGIDWSESIKETQRNWIGKSVGAMVSFPLKDHAESVEVFTTRPDTIFGVSFMTLAPEHELVAQITTPEQKEAVEAYIEKTAKRSERERMADVKTISGVFTGAYAEHPFTKEPIPVWIGDYVLAGYGTGAVMAVPCGDQRDYDFAKKFDIAIPNVFEGVDISEEAFSDKATTVITNSDFLNGLKYKKAVKLAIYELEKIGAGAGKTNYRLRDAVFSRQRYWGEPFPVYYENGIPKMIDVAHLPIKLPEVEKYLPTEEGEPPLGRADVWAWDTKNNEVVSNDLIDGKTVFALELNTMPGWAGSSWYFFRYMEKAQRDEVFASKEAMDYWGNVDLYIGGSEHGTGHLLYSRFWVKFLKDRGHVGIDEPFQKMINQGMILGTSAFVYRWEYGFTPKGAEKRKPIFVSKNLIEKSIKEGTFLNDGEEFQAIRNKLMSSHEGLSSSITSWSAFTPIHVDVSLVNASDELDVEAFKNWREEFKNAEFVLEEGVYKVGREVEKMSKSKYNVVNPDQICEQYGADTLRMYEMFLGPLEQAKPWNTAGITGVHNFLKKFWKLYHNGADEAFNVTDEAPSKDSLKTLHKTIKKVEEDIENFSFNTSVSTFMIAVNELGAQKCTSREVLESLVILIAPYAPHIAEEIWNKLGHSESISEAAFPIFDASHLVESAKNYPISFNGKMKFTLELPLDLSKDEIEKVVMANEKTQMYLDGRTPKKVIIVPGKIVNIVG
- the ald gene encoding alanine dehydrogenase produces the protein MVIGVPTEIKNNENRVGITPGGVYELVKRGHSVHLQKGAGFNSGFIDQHYIDAGATILDTIEEVYASAEMIVKVKEPIEPEYKLIKKDQIVFTYFHFASSEPLTRAMIASKSICIAYETVEEEDQSLPLLTPMSEVAGRMSIQQGARYLEKPVKGRGVLLGGVPGVSPGKVLVLGAGVVGIQAAKMAAGLGAHVTILDISMKRLRHVNDIMPPHVVTEFSNEFNIRKHIKTHDLIIGGVLIPGAKAPKLITRDMLKEMRPGTVIVDVAVDQGGCVETSKPTTHEDPVFIIDDVVHYCVANMPGAVPYTSTVALTNITLPYVLKIADQGWKAACLKDATLKKGVNIVGGYVVYQEISEVFDIPYVPLAI
- a CDS encoding SemiSWEET family sugar transporter, with protein sequence MAGIDNIEIIGLVAATLTTAAFLPQVYQTWKTKDVSGLSLPMFTMFFVGIVFWLIYGVLKESLAIILANAITVVSSFLLLYFKIKYDKK
- a CDS encoding zinc metallopeptidase, with the protein product MLGGYMGYYIIVGAIGLVSMLVSNKLKSKFKHYSEVQLRNGMSGAEIAEKMLADNGITDVKVISVAGQLTDHYNPRDKTVNLSDVVYGQRNASAAAVAAHEVGHAVQHATAYSWLQMRSKLVPIVNIASKMSMWVIMGGVALMASTAIGGTVAIIGLALYAMGTIFSLITLPVEYDASNRALAWLKAENMVTPQEYDGAEDALKWAARTYLVAAIGSLATLLYFALQVFGNRR